The following proteins come from a genomic window of Actinomarinicola tropica:
- a CDS encoding fatty acid desaturase, which produces MTLAAAAPETDDGSTTREGREGAGSLLPVIRAIPPEAYDNPTWRGLAYVLRDLAVYAAAVAGLLLTNHPLVVVPLWVLAGLAISGLFVVGHDAAHGALFASKRLNGVVGRLAMLPSFHVYEGWILGHNRVHHQYTVRQGFDFVWHPYTAEQYRAMSRFQRLRHRFEWSWLGAGAYYTREVWWNRMMVGEVPKRFVEPIHRDRRLVWSWFVVVVAATAAFGWVDGGSLLAAVWTPVKVVVVPFLAFQFIIGSVVHVHHIAPDIRWWPRREWTKFKGQMEGTTILRAAPGLNLFFHWIMVHIPHHVDVRIPMYRLELAAEAIKEAFPDTVHDEKLRFRDFIANTRVCKLYDFEAGHWLSYREALAEA; this is translated from the coding sequence TTGACGCTCGCCGCTGCTGCCCCCGAGACCGACGACGGCTCGACCACCAGGGAGGGTCGGGAGGGCGCCGGCTCCCTCCTGCCGGTGATCCGCGCCATCCCGCCCGAGGCCTACGACAACCCGACGTGGCGAGGCCTCGCCTACGTCCTCCGCGACCTCGCCGTGTACGCCGCGGCCGTCGCCGGCCTGCTGCTCACGAACCACCCGCTCGTCGTCGTCCCGCTGTGGGTCCTCGCCGGCCTGGCGATCTCCGGCCTGTTCGTCGTCGGCCACGACGCCGCCCACGGCGCGCTGTTCGCCAGCAAGCGGCTGAACGGCGTCGTCGGGCGCCTCGCGATGCTGCCGTCGTTCCACGTCTACGAGGGGTGGATCCTCGGCCACAACCGCGTGCACCACCAGTACACGGTGCGGCAGGGCTTCGACTTCGTCTGGCACCCGTACACCGCCGAGCAGTACCGGGCGATGAGCCGGTTCCAGCGCCTGCGCCACCGGTTCGAGTGGTCGTGGCTCGGCGCCGGCGCCTACTACACCCGCGAGGTCTGGTGGAACCGGATGATGGTGGGCGAGGTGCCCAAGCGCTTCGTCGAGCCGATCCACCGCGACCGCAGGCTGGTCTGGTCCTGGTTCGTGGTGGTGGTCGCCGCCACGGCGGCGTTCGGTTGGGTCGACGGGGGATCGCTGCTCGCCGCCGTGTGGACGCCGGTGAAGGTCGTCGTCGTCCCGTTCCTGGCGTTCCAGTTCATCATCGGGTCGGTCGTCCACGTCCACCACATCGCGCCGGACATCCGCTGGTGGCCGCGCCGCGAGTGGACGAAGTTCAAGGGCCAGATGGAGGGCACCACGATCCTGCGCGCCGCGCCGGGGCTGAACCTGTTCTTCCACTGGATCATGGTCCACATCCCCCACCACGTGGACGTGCGCATCCCGATGTACCGGCTCGAGCTCGCCGCCGAGGCCATCAAGGAGGCGTTTCCCGACACGGTGCACGACGAGAAGCTGCGCTTCCGGGACTTCATCGCCAACACCCGGGTGTGCAAGCTCTACGACTTCGAGGCCGGCCACTGGCTCTCCTACCGCGAGGCGCTCGCGGAGGCCTGA
- the mgtE gene encoding magnesium transporter, whose product MSDLRIDELVRDGDTAPLVAWLRDSTVLEIVDELTRLDPEDTAVAFRLLPRDRALDVFEALEPVDQQQVLDGLRADRVRSLIEALDPDDRARLFDEMPAKVVNRLLAQLSPDERALTTVLLGYPEQSAGRLMSPEFVSLRASMTAAEAIDKIRHEGLDAETVYALPVLDDHRHLIGILGLRALVLAPPSARVGELMTTDIHQVTTDVDQEVAARLVREAGLIALPVVDSEARLVGVITVDDALRVLEDEETEDFALAGGASPLRTTYLAASALGVARVRALWLLLLIVAAALTVNVLQIFESTLDEVVTLALFIPLVTGTGGNSGAQASTAVIRAMAIGEVRLGDLPRIVWREARVGLLLGLMLSAAAAVPVSLLYGGDIGLVIMFTLILVCTWATTAGSALPLFARRAGVDPAVVSAPLITTLVDASGLVIYFVVAKLVLSL is encoded by the coding sequence GTGAGCGACCTGCGCATCGACGAGCTCGTCCGCGACGGCGACACCGCCCCCCTCGTCGCGTGGCTCCGCGACTCCACCGTGCTCGAGATCGTCGACGAGCTCACCCGCCTCGACCCCGAGGACACCGCCGTCGCCTTCCGCCTCCTCCCCCGCGACCGGGCGCTCGACGTGTTCGAGGCGCTCGAGCCCGTCGACCAGCAGCAGGTCCTCGACGGCCTCCGGGCCGACCGGGTCCGCAGCCTCATCGAAGCGCTCGACCCCGACGACCGGGCCCGCCTGTTCGACGAGATGCCGGCCAAGGTCGTCAACCGCCTCCTCGCCCAGCTGAGCCCGGACGAGCGGGCGCTCACCACCGTCCTCCTCGGGTACCCGGAGCAGTCGGCCGGGCGCCTGATGAGCCCCGAGTTCGTCTCGTTGCGGGCGTCGATGACCGCAGCGGAGGCCATCGACAAGATCCGCCACGAGGGCCTCGACGCCGAGACCGTCTACGCCCTGCCGGTGCTCGACGACCACCGGCACCTCATCGGCATCCTCGGCCTGCGCGCCCTCGTGCTCGCCCCGCCGTCGGCCCGGGTCGGCGAGCTGATGACCACCGACATCCACCAGGTCACGACCGACGTCGACCAGGAGGTCGCCGCCCGGCTCGTGCGCGAAGCCGGACTCATCGCCCTGCCCGTCGTCGACTCCGAGGCCCGATTGGTCGGCGTCATCACCGTCGACGACGCCCTCCGGGTGCTCGAGGACGAGGAGACCGAGGACTTCGCCCTCGCCGGTGGCGCCAGCCCGCTGCGGACCACCTACCTCGCTGCGAGCGCGCTCGGCGTCGCCCGGGTGCGGGCGCTGTGGCTCCTCCTCCTCATCGTGGCCGCCGCCCTCACCGTCAACGTCCTGCAGATCTTCGAGTCCACCCTCGACGAGGTCGTGACGTTGGCACTGTTCATCCCGCTCGTCACCGGCACCGGCGGCAACTCGGGCGCCCAGGCGTCAACCGCCGTCATCCGCGCCATGGCGATCGGCGAGGTCCGACTGGGCGACCTGCCGCGCATCGTCTGGAGGGAGGCTCGCGTCGGTCTGCTCCTCGGGCTGATGCTCTCGGCCGCGGCGGCGGTGCCCGTGTCGCTCCTCTACGGCGGCGACATCGGCCTGGTCATCATGTTCACGCTGATCCTCGTGTGCACCTGGGCCACGACGGCCGGATCGGCCCTGCCGCTGTTCGCCCGCCGGGCCGGCGTCGACCCCGCCGTGGTGTCGGCCCCGCTCATCACGACGCTCGTCGACGCGTCCGGCCTGGTCATCTACTTCGTCGTCGCCAAGCTGGTCCTCAGCCTCTGA
- a CDS encoding TMEM165/GDT1 family protein, with amino-acid sequence MDAVLLAFAVVFLAELGDKTQLVALGLAARYPLGVVVVGIGAAYAITQGLAALLGGALGAALPTTALGIGGAVVFLAFAVWTAVEALRGEDPSEEVEEELADVEAALSRSGRARSSLAVVGGIVGAMVVAEIGDKSMLATATIAAERGALGAWIGATLGITASGGLAVLVGRWLGTRLDPRVTGLLSAAFFALFGVVLLVETLA; translated from the coding sequence ATGGACGCCGTTCTCCTCGCCTTCGCCGTCGTCTTCCTCGCCGAGCTCGGCGACAAGACCCAGCTCGTCGCGCTCGGGCTGGCCGCCAGGTACCCGCTCGGCGTGGTCGTCGTCGGCATCGGCGCCGCCTACGCCATCACCCAGGGCCTGGCCGCGCTCCTCGGCGGGGCGCTCGGCGCGGCACTGCCCACCACCGCCCTCGGGATCGGCGGCGCGGTCGTGTTCCTCGCCTTCGCCGTGTGGACAGCGGTCGAGGCGCTGCGGGGCGAGGACCCGTCGGAGGAGGTGGAGGAGGAGCTGGCCGACGTCGAGGCCGCCCTGTCCCGGTCGGGCCGGGCTCGCTCGTCGCTCGCGGTCGTCGGCGGCATCGTCGGGGCGATGGTCGTGGCCGAGATCGGCGACAAGTCGATGCTCGCCACGGCGACGATCGCCGCCGAGCGGGGAGCCCTCGGCGCGTGGATCGGCGCCACCCTCGGCATCACCGCGTCCGGCGGCCTGGCGGTGCTGGTGGGCCGCTGGCTCGGCACCCGCCTCGACCCCAGGGTGACGGGCCTGTTGTCGGCGGCGTTCTTCGCCCTGTTCGGCGTCGTCCTCCTCGTCGAGACCCTCGCCTGA
- a CDS encoding cation diffusion facilitator family transporter — protein sequence MSTGHAHQHAHGTPSSTASVITVALVLNTVLAVGQVVAGALFGSIALIADSAHQVVDVLGLGIALVGVRLASRGVTERNTFGWARADVLGALASSTLLLVSTAWITYEAIRRLTDPHGIEGWPVLVVALVGLFVNAGSAVALARAEGSMATRAAVVHLVGDAAGSAGVLVSAVAVIAADAAWVDPLVALAIAAWVGWTGWSLLRSSARLLLDVVPVGLSADAVADTILEVDGVVAVHHLHLWEPAPDDPSVSAHVVVDGDMVVHESQALLDLVRDRLHDVHGIAHATFEVECHPCEDAEHGVARVGADEGE from the coding sequence ATGTCCACCGGTCACGCTCACCAGCACGCCCACGGCACGCCGTCGTCGACGGCGTCGGTCATCACCGTCGCGCTGGTGCTCAACACGGTCCTGGCCGTCGGGCAGGTGGTCGCCGGCGCCCTGTTCGGCTCGATCGCCCTCATCGCCGACAGCGCCCACCAGGTGGTCGACGTGCTCGGGCTCGGCATCGCGCTCGTGGGCGTGCGACTCGCCTCGCGCGGCGTCACCGAGCGCAACACCTTCGGCTGGGCGCGCGCCGACGTGCTGGGCGCGCTGGCGTCCTCCACGCTCCTCCTCGTCTCCACGGCGTGGATCACCTACGAGGCGATCCGTCGGCTGACCGACCCCCACGGCATCGAGGGCTGGCCGGTCCTCGTCGTCGCACTGGTCGGCCTGTTCGTCAACGCCGGCTCCGCGGTCGCCCTCGCCCGGGCCGAGGGGTCGATGGCGACCCGCGCCGCGGTCGTGCACCTGGTCGGCGACGCCGCGGGGTCGGCGGGCGTCCTCGTCAGCGCCGTCGCCGTGATCGCCGCCGACGCCGCGTGGGTCGACCCGCTCGTGGCGCTGGCGATCGCCGCGTGGGTGGGGTGGACGGGTTGGTCCCTCCTGCGCTCGTCCGCCAGGCTCCTCCTCGACGTCGTCCCGGTCGGGCTCTCCGCCGACGCCGTCGCCGACACGATCCTCGAGGTCGACGGGGTCGTGGCCGTCCACCACCTCCACCTGTGGGAGCCCGCCCCGGACGATCCGTCGGTCTCGGCCCACGTCGTGGTCGACGGCGACATGGTCGTGCACGAGTCCCAGGCCCTCCTCGACCTCGTGCGGGACCGGCTCCACGACGTGCACGGGATCGCCCACGCCACCTTCGAGGTGGAGTGCCACCCGTGCGAGGACGCCGAGCACGGTGTGGCTAGGGTGGGCGCCGACGAAGGGGAGTAG
- a CDS encoding NAD-dependent malic enzyme: protein MSSTTAAYSLKIRVRLDNRPGALGDLATAVGATGANIVGLEGFEAKGKHLDEDLIVNCRDEEHQQKVIAAVEGLDGIELLSWEDRTFQMHDGGKIEVLPLAPVMDREDLSMAYTPGVARVCMAIHDEPAKSHDLTIRRNTVAIVTDGTAVLGLGDIGPEAAMPVMEGKALLFKAFAGVDGFPICLDVDSADELVETVERLAPTFGGINLEDISAPRCFEVEERLKASLDIPVFHDDQHGTAVVVLAALQNALRLTGRKMEDLKVVIAGVGAAGVAIGKILLTAGVAEVIGTDRQGAIWEGREDLNVAKQWFAENTNRERKAGTLKEVMEGADVFVGVSGPGLIDASDLRRMGKDPMVFALANPEPEIRPEVADGLASIIATGRSDYPNQINNVLAFPGIFRGALDAHAHSITEGMKVAAATAIADAVSDADLAPDHIVPSVFDRTVGIEVARAVAEAAIAEGVIRQ, encoded by the coding sequence ATGTCATCCACCACTGCCGCCTACTCGCTCAAGATCCGCGTCCGGCTCGACAACCGTCCGGGCGCACTGGGGGATCTGGCGACGGCAGTAGGCGCGACAGGGGCGAACATCGTCGGGCTCGAGGGCTTCGAGGCCAAGGGCAAGCACCTCGACGAGGACCTCATCGTCAACTGCCGCGACGAGGAGCACCAGCAGAAGGTGATCGCGGCGGTCGAGGGCCTCGACGGCATCGAGCTGCTGTCCTGGGAGGACCGCACCTTCCAGATGCACGACGGCGGCAAGATCGAGGTCCTGCCTCTCGCGCCGGTGATGGACCGCGAGGACCTCTCGATGGCCTACACGCCGGGCGTCGCCCGCGTCTGCATGGCCATCCACGACGAGCCGGCCAAGTCGCACGACCTGACGATCCGTCGCAACACCGTCGCCATCGTCACCGACGGCACCGCAGTGCTCGGCCTCGGCGACATCGGCCCCGAGGCCGCGATGCCGGTCATGGAGGGCAAGGCCCTGCTGTTCAAGGCGTTCGCGGGGGTCGACGGCTTCCCGATCTGCCTCGACGTCGACAGCGCCGACGAGCTCGTCGAGACGGTCGAGCGCCTCGCCCCCACCTTCGGTGGCATCAACCTCGAGGACATCTCCGCCCCGCGGTGCTTCGAGGTCGAGGAGCGCCTCAAGGCCAGCCTCGACATCCCCGTCTTCCACGACGACCAGCACGGCACCGCCGTCGTCGTGCTCGCCGCGCTCCAGAACGCGCTGCGCCTCACCGGCCGGAAGATGGAGGACCTCAAGGTCGTCATCGCCGGCGTCGGCGCGGCGGGCGTCGCCATCGGCAAGATCCTCCTCACCGCCGGCGTGGCCGAGGTGATCGGCACCGATCGCCAGGGTGCGATCTGGGAAGGTCGCGAGGACCTCAACGTCGCCAAGCAGTGGTTCGCGGAGAACACCAACCGCGAGCGGAAGGCCGGCACGCTGAAGGAGGTCATGGAGGGTGCCGACGTGTTCGTCGGCGTGAGCGGCCCCGGCCTCATCGACGCCTCCGACCTCCGGCGCATGGGCAAGGACCCGATGGTGTTCGCGCTCGCGAACCCCGAGCCGGAGATCCGCCCCGAGGTCGCCGACGGCCTGGCGAGCATCATCGCCACCGGGCGCAGCGACTACCCGAACCAGATCAACAACGTGCTCGCCTTCCCCGGCATCTTCCGGGGGGCGCTCGACGCCCACGCCCACTCGATCACCGAGGGCATGAAGGTCGCCGCGGCCACGGCCATCGCCGACGCGGTGTCCGACGCCGACCTGGCGCCGGACCACATCGTCCCGTCGGTCTTCGACCGCACCGTGGGCATCGAGGTCGCCCGCGCCGTGGCCGAGGCCGCCATCGCCGAGGGCGTCATCCGCCAGTAG
- the pyrE gene encoding orotate phosphoribosyltransferase, with protein MNAAPPADPTAAADLEARRADLVAHLLAHSVRTGDFVLKSGKPTTWFIDSKQTACRPDGILLVADVALALLPDDITAIGGLTAGADPVAFGIAAVAATRGRELRSFSIRKEAKDHGVTGRLAGALQEGDRVAIVEDTVTRGSSPMEAAAVVRELGAEPVLIMPIVDRGGSCGALAEAEGIRFLPLVTAPDLGFAYEG; from the coding sequence ATGAACGCCGCGCCGCCCGCCGACCCGACCGCCGCCGCCGACCTGGAGGCCCGCCGGGCCGATCTCGTCGCGCACCTGCTCGCGCACTCCGTCCGCACCGGTGACTTCGTCCTCAAGTCCGGCAAGCCGACGACGTGGTTCATCGACTCCAAGCAGACGGCGTGCCGGCCCGACGGCATCCTGCTCGTGGCCGACGTCGCGCTGGCGCTCCTCCCCGACGACATCACCGCCATCGGGGGCCTCACCGCGGGCGCCGACCCCGTGGCCTTCGGCATCGCCGCCGTGGCCGCCACCCGCGGTCGCGAGCTCCGCAGCTTCTCGATCCGCAAGGAGGCCAAGGACCACGGGGTCACCGGGCGCCTGGCCGGCGCGCTGCAGGAGGGCGACCGGGTGGCCATCGTCGAGGACACCGTCACGCGCGGCAGCTCGCCGATGGAGGCCGCTGCGGTGGTCCGCGAGCTGGGGGCCGAGCCGGTCCTCATCATGCCGATCGTCGACCGCGGCGGGAGCTGCGGCGCGCTCGCGGAGGCCGAGGGCATCCGCTTCCTCCCGCTCGTCACCGCCCCCGATCTCGGCTTCGCCTACGAGGGGTAG
- a CDS encoding short-chain dehydrogenase/reductase, whose product MDLGLTGRRALVTGASMGIGLTTAETLAAEGCDVWLVARSADLLEEAAARIREEHGVAAHVAPADLSRSEEVDRLWAEVPLPDILVNNAGAIPSGTIAAVDEETWREAWDLKVFGFVNLCRHAMADMGERGSGVIVNVIGGAGVKPTPGYIAGVGGNAALMAITQALGSTSTRKGVRVVGINPGLIHTPRLEGLMRDAAERRWGDPDRWTELLDPRFPPGTPQHIADAVAFLASDRSANTTGAILNVDGGGTAR is encoded by the coding sequence ATGGATCTCGGACTGACCGGGCGTCGCGCGCTCGTCACCGGCGCCTCGATGGGCATCGGCCTGACCACCGCGGAGACCCTCGCCGCCGAGGGCTGCGACGTGTGGCTCGTCGCCCGCAGCGCGGACCTGCTGGAGGAGGCCGCGGCCCGCATCCGCGAGGAGCACGGCGTCGCTGCGCACGTCGCCCCGGCCGACCTGTCGCGCTCCGAGGAGGTCGACCGGCTCTGGGCCGAGGTGCCGCTGCCCGACATCCTCGTCAACAACGCCGGCGCGATCCCGAGCGGCACGATCGCCGCCGTCGACGAGGAGACCTGGCGGGAGGCGTGGGACCTGAAGGTCTTCGGGTTCGTCAACCTGTGCCGGCACGCCATGGCCGACATGGGGGAGCGAGGCAGCGGCGTGATCGTCAACGTGATCGGCGGAGCGGGCGTGAAGCCCACGCCCGGGTACATCGCCGGTGTCGGCGGCAACGCTGCGCTGATGGCGATCACCCAGGCGCTCGGCTCGACGAGCACCCGCAAGGGCGTGCGCGTCGTCGGGATCAACCCGGGGCTCATCCACACGCCCCGGCTCGAGGGCCTGATGCGGGACGCGGCCGAGCGGCGGTGGGGCGATCCCGACCGCTGGACCGAGCTGCTCGACCCGCGGTTCCCGCCGGGGACGCCCCAGCACATCGCCGACGCCGTGGCGTTCCTGGCCTCCGACCGCTCCGCCAACACGACCGGCGCGATCCTCAACGTCGACGGCGGCGGCACCGCCCGCTGA
- the purM gene encoding phosphoribosylformylglycinamidine cyclo-ligase: MSDQEQGGGETYAGSGVDIAAGELAVERIKEKVRSTFRPEVIGDIGGFGGLFEFPSHRYRHPVLVSSTDGVGTKALVAQKVGRFDTIGVDLVAMCVDDLACQGAEPLFFLDYIAVGTLDPDHIEQLVEGVAEGCRTAGCALIGGEMAEHPGSMEPGEFDLVGFATGVVERDQIITGEHVGTGDRIIGLPSPNLRSNGYSLARRVLLDVAGRSLDDPAWDGARHSLGEELLQPSVIYSPAIAELVRHVDVRGVAHITGGGIPGNLNRSLGRHHDAIIDRRTWEVPPIFGEIQRLGRVADDEMARVFNMGIGMAVIVPAEDAHKTLDVLRTAGHRAVEIGEVEKGHGTVRYV, translated from the coding sequence TTGAGCGACCAGGAGCAGGGCGGGGGAGAGACCTACGCCGGGTCCGGCGTCGACATCGCGGCGGGTGAGCTCGCCGTCGAGCGCATCAAGGAGAAGGTCCGGTCCACCTTCCGTCCGGAGGTGATCGGCGACATCGGCGGGTTCGGCGGGCTGTTCGAGTTCCCCTCGCACCGCTACCGCCACCCGGTGCTCGTCTCGTCCACCGACGGCGTCGGCACCAAGGCGCTCGTCGCCCAGAAGGTCGGGCGCTTCGACACGATCGGCGTCGACCTCGTCGCCATGTGCGTCGACGACCTCGCCTGCCAGGGCGCCGAACCGCTCTTCTTCCTCGACTACATCGCCGTCGGCACGCTCGACCCCGACCACATCGAGCAGCTCGTCGAGGGCGTCGCCGAGGGGTGCCGCACCGCGGGGTGCGCGCTGATCGGCGGCGAGATGGCCGAGCACCCCGGGTCGATGGAGCCCGGCGAGTTCGACCTCGTCGGCTTCGCCACCGGGGTCGTCGAGCGGGACCAGATCATCACCGGCGAGCACGTGGGGACCGGCGATCGCATCATCGGCCTCCCGTCGCCGAACCTGCGCTCGAACGGCTACTCGCTCGCCCGGCGGGTGCTGCTCGACGTCGCCGGCCGGTCGCTCGACGACCCGGCGTGGGACGGCGCCCGCCACAGCCTCGGCGAGGAGCTGCTCCAGCCGTCGGTCATCTACTCGCCGGCCATCGCCGAGCTGGTGCGCCACGTCGACGTGCGGGGGGTCGCCCACATCACCGGCGGCGGCATCCCCGGCAACCTCAACCGGTCGCTCGGGCGCCACCACGACGCCATCATCGACCGGCGCACCTGGGAGGTGCCGCCGATCTTCGGTGAGATCCAGCGCCTCGGGCGGGTCGCCGACGACGAGATGGCCCGGGTGTTCAACATGGGCATCGGCATGGCGGTCATCGTCCCGGCCGAGGACGCCCACAAGACCCTCGACGTCTTGCGCACCGCCGGCCACCGTGCCGTCGAGATCGGCGAGGTCGAGAAGGGCCACGGCACGGTCCGCTACGTCTGA
- the purF gene encoding amidophosphoribosyltransferase: protein MGDVDASDADEPHHPEVDDVDPEDDTPKEACGVFGVYAPGQPVAHLTYLGLFALQHRGQESAGMAVSDGESITVIKEMGLVANAFDERMLVALSGHLAIGHVRYSTTGSSVWRNSQPSYRDVGGIGFALGHNGNLVNTRQLADEAGMLPGAVASDTDVIAELLSIELGREGAHASLESALMEVVPRLEGAFSLTLQDADHLIGVRDPNGFRPLCLGRLDNGWVLASESPALDIIGAVFIRELDPGEMVVIDADGPRSSFPFAAERTDPTLCIFEFVYFSRPDSRLYGRSVHQARIHMGEQLAEQMPVDADMVMGVPESGLPAAEGYSRRSGIPYGQGLVKNRYIGRTFIAPSQELRAQAVRMKLNPLRENIEGKRVVVIDDSIVRGTTTRAMIKMLREAGATEVHMRVSSPPYRWPCFYGMDTGTRGELLAANLSVEEIRDFLGADTLAYLSLDRLVSAIDQAGTGQAGFCDACLTGSYPVEIPVSLGKGVLEGELLVPSDARGRIDDGVRVLPVDEAAAIGARRAEAEAEDRS, encoded by the coding sequence CACCTGACCTACCTCGGCCTGTTCGCCCTCCAGCACCGCGGGCAGGAGTCCGCGGGCATGGCGGTCAGCGACGGCGAGTCGATCACCGTCATCAAGGAGATGGGGCTGGTCGCCAACGCGTTCGACGAGCGGATGCTCGTCGCGCTGTCGGGCCACCTCGCCATCGGCCACGTGCGGTACTCCACCACCGGGTCGAGCGTGTGGCGCAACTCCCAGCCGTCCTACCGCGACGTCGGCGGCATCGGGTTCGCCCTCGGCCACAACGGCAACCTCGTCAACACGCGCCAGCTGGCGGACGAGGCGGGGATGCTCCCCGGCGCCGTCGCCAGCGACACCGACGTGATCGCCGAGCTCCTGTCGATCGAGCTCGGCCGCGAGGGCGCCCACGCCAGCCTCGAGTCGGCCCTCATGGAGGTCGTGCCCCGCCTCGAGGGTGCCTTCTCGCTCACGCTCCAGGACGCCGACCACCTCATCGGCGTGCGCGACCCCAACGGCTTCCGCCCCCTCTGCCTCGGCCGGCTCGACAACGGCTGGGTGCTCGCCTCGGAGAGCCCGGCGCTCGACATCATCGGCGCCGTCTTCATCCGCGAGCTCGACCCGGGCGAGATGGTCGTCATCGACGCCGACGGCCCCCGCTCGTCGTTCCCCTTCGCCGCCGAGCGCACCGACCCGACGCTCTGCATCTTCGAGTTCGTCTACTTCTCCCGCCCCGACAGCCGCCTCTACGGACGCAGCGTGCACCAGGCCCGCATCCACATGGGCGAGCAGCTCGCCGAGCAGATGCCGGTCGACGCCGACATGGTGATGGGCGTGCCCGAGTCCGGCCTCCCCGCGGCCGAGGGCTACTCGCGGCGCAGCGGCATCCCCTACGGCCAGGGCCTGGTGAAGAACCGCTACATCGGCCGCACGTTCATCGCCCCGAGCCAGGAGCTGCGGGCCCAGGCCGTGCGCATGAAGCTGAACCCGCTCCGCGAGAACATCGAGGGCAAGCGGGTCGTCGTCATCGACGACTCCATCGTCCGGGGCACCACCACCCGGGCGATGATCAAGATGCTGCGCGAGGCCGGCGCCACCGAGGTCCACATGAGGGTCTCGTCGCCGCCGTACCGCTGGCCGTGCTTCTACGGCATGGACACCGGCACCCGGGGCGAGCTGCTGGCCGCCAACCTCAGCGTCGAGGAGATCCGCGACTTCCTCGGCGCCGACACGCTGGCCTACCTGTCGCTCGACCGGCTGGTCAGCGCCATCGACCAGGCCGGCACCGGCCAGGCCGGGTTCTGCGACGCCTGCCTCACCGGGAGCTACCCGGTCGAGATCCCGGTGTCGCTCGGCAAGGGCGTCCTCGAGGGCGAGCTGCTCGTGCCGTCCGACGCCCGGGGGCGCATCGACGACGGCGTGCGCGTGCTGCCCGTCGACGAGGCCGCCGCCATCGGCGCCCGTCGCGCCGAGGCCGAGGCCGAGGACCGCAGTTGA